In a single window of the Halobacteriovorax sp. DA5 genome:
- a CDS encoding FKBP-type peptidyl-prolyl cis-trans isomerase has product MKKLLATMAIAPLLFVSCGKKEEVKPETENDKIFYSVGHVYGKRFKDFKLTEREMNNLVQGVRDGMTKDATDIDTRQFAFKFRDIVNQRMSEVSKTEKDAGAKFLEEFVAKEGAKKTESGLAYKIIEAGSAKKPTETDTVKVHYKGTLRDGTEFDSSYKRNKPIEFPLNRVIKGWTEGMQLIGEGGKIKLVIPSELAYGDQGAPPSIPGGATLTFEVELIEVLPAAKK; this is encoded by the coding sequence CTACTAGCAACAATGGCAATCGCGCCATTACTATTTGTTTCATGTGGTAAGAAAGAGGAAGTAAAGCCTGAGACTGAAAATGATAAAATCTTCTATTCAGTTGGACATGTTTACGGAAAGAGATTTAAGGATTTCAAACTTACTGAAAGAGAAATGAATAACCTTGTTCAAGGTGTTCGTGACGGTATGACTAAAGATGCAACTGATATTGATACAAGACAATTTGCATTTAAATTTAGAGATATCGTAAACCAAAGAATGAGCGAAGTATCTAAAACAGAAAAAGATGCAGGTGCAAAATTCCTAGAAGAATTTGTTGCTAAAGAAGGTGCTAAGAAGACTGAATCTGGTTTAGCTTACAAGATCATTGAAGCTGGTTCTGCAAAGAAGCCAACTGAAACAGATACTGTAAAAGTTCATTACAAAGGTACTTTAAGAGATGGAACTGAGTTTGATTCTTCTTATAAGAGAAATAAGCCAATCGAATTCCCTCTTAATAGAGTTATTAAAGGTTGGACTGAAGGGATGCAACTTATTGGTGAAGGTGGAAAAATTAAGCTAGTAATTCCATCTGAGCTTGCTTATGGTGATCAAGGTGCTCCTCCATCAATTCCTGGTGGCGCAACACTTACTTTCGAAGTTGAACTAATCGAAGTTCTTCCAGCTGCAAAGAAATAA
- a CDS encoding tail fiber domain-containing protein, translating into MKLNNAFYILFVVLFVACKPVSNTARNNVDSSDTSDITKRHQITLIEVSSNQLILNGTNLSTISAVKTKNGPQVINLNILSKSANMVRLGVPNGLKIVGGFIYDLIVTDAFGQTVTSVSFDVQNSSISTSKIQDGAITNSKLSSLGASSAGQVLQYNGSAWVAVDYLGGSNYLGRLILDAGGGVTPPSVAGVNNGDFYVVNDAAPVVGDLNGDGNIETFTAGDIIRFNESTNKWDLQLSNGSYAGPWDISGSHIRRVGSGGKVTISDDPYEGPSKLTVSGNIAGPTTAEESILLHVGGNVSSGLGSSWARALSFGLRQEHNATMGVYGSNTNVGGMNYFFIDVDGDGDSLTSSFWNSAEFYIDSSGRTSVGGIPNPLYLFYVYGNSGINGNFNVSSTVTAAAFVGDGSGITNINAINMTNSGTTTITAGSSGPGDIAFQSESSDFALYDANGFLSFGHTSNLGTFNATAQIDVRSDSGDASGQFYSYGGNQSSINLASSQGLITAPSMTTTNDVLGLLNFGGDTGSGIVNTASIRSTATENFSATNLGTELNFYTTANTSNTQQENMRLTNNGRLLVGSSAVSNTSGYQMVVGGSTQLAGNLNVTGISQLSSTVVSGTLSHTGNLSTTNLTASGTIQGNGITSTGGLVSTGVLTNNGNAVVNGALQVTGAATFDSDITVTGNVDFGNISVNTIAGDATTSSAFFGQVTSAQKIISQGGIDNVVFKGGTLNNFEVLVDNGTGIKLGNMNSAGAVGSSLPVTITTANTDRITVTAAGRVGVGTTTPSEQFHVVGNLRVQGATDCTLGGGAGATNCTSDERLKDNVVEIENALDKIKALKGVEFDWNEKSLSPGMHSIGVIAQDVQAQFPTAVIENADGWLSVDYAVLVSPLIEAVKELDKNISMYKLMSEGVEVQLATNTREIATLKEENNKLKEENEEMRQALCSLNQSFKFCK; encoded by the coding sequence ATGAAACTTAATAATGCATTTTACATTCTCTTCGTTGTACTTTTTGTCGCGTGTAAGCCGGTGAGTAATACCGCTCGCAATAACGTTGATTCATCAGACACTTCTGATATTACTAAAAGACATCAGATTACACTTATTGAAGTTTCTTCAAATCAATTGATTCTTAATGGGACAAACCTTTCAACAATAAGTGCTGTTAAAACAAAGAATGGCCCACAAGTTATTAATTTAAATATTTTATCAAAGTCAGCAAATATGGTGAGGTTAGGAGTACCTAATGGTTTAAAGATCGTTGGTGGCTTTATTTATGACCTTATTGTTACAGATGCCTTTGGACAAACAGTGACATCTGTAAGTTTTGATGTCCAAAATAGTTCGATTTCTACAAGTAAAATTCAAGATGGAGCAATTACGAATTCGAAATTAAGTTCTCTTGGCGCATCTAGTGCAGGACAAGTTCTACAGTATAATGGATCAGCTTGGGTTGCTGTTGATTACCTTGGTGGCTCAAACTACTTAGGTCGATTAATTCTTGATGCTGGAGGAGGAGTTACACCACCTTCTGTAGCAGGAGTTAATAATGGTGACTTCTATGTTGTTAATGATGCAGCACCAGTTGTCGGTGATCTAAATGGTGATGGAAATATTGAAACCTTCACTGCAGGGGACATCATTCGCTTTAATGAATCGACTAATAAGTGGGATCTGCAATTAAGTAATGGTAGTTATGCTGGCCCTTGGGATATTAGTGGTTCACATATTAGACGAGTAGGTTCAGGTGGAAAAGTTACAATTTCTGATGATCCTTATGAAGGCCCTTCAAAATTAACTGTAAGTGGAAATATTGCAGGCCCTACTACTGCTGAAGAAAGTATTCTACTGCATGTTGGTGGAAATGTTAGTTCTGGTTTAGGATCTAGTTGGGCAAGGGCATTATCATTTGGTTTAAGACAAGAGCATAATGCCACGATGGGAGTATACGGAAGTAACACTAATGTCGGTGGGATGAATTACTTCTTTATCGATGTTGATGGAGACGGAGATAGTTTAACTTCATCTTTTTGGAATTCTGCTGAATTCTATATCGACTCTTCAGGGAGAACATCAGTTGGTGGTATTCCTAATCCACTATATCTGTTCTACGTTTATGGTAACTCGGGAATAAATGGAAACTTTAATGTTTCATCGACTGTTACAGCTGCTGCATTTGTAGGGGACGGTTCTGGGATTACAAATATTAATGCTATCAATATGACTAATTCTGGAACGACGACAATAACGGCCGGTAGTTCTGGACCTGGTGATATTGCATTTCAATCTGAATCTTCAGATTTTGCTCTCTACGATGCAAATGGTTTTCTTTCATTTGGGCATACATCAAATCTTGGAACATTCAATGCGACTGCTCAAATTGATGTTCGTAGTGACTCTGGAGATGCGAGTGGACAATTCTATTCTTATGGTGGAAATCAGTCATCAATTAATCTTGCAAGTTCACAAGGTCTAATCACTGCACCTTCGATGACAACAACTAACGATGTTCTAGGTCTCTTAAACTTTGGTGGAGATACTGGTAGTGGAATAGTTAATACTGCAAGCATTCGCTCAACTGCGACAGAAAATTTTAGTGCGACAAATCTTGGTACTGAATTGAATTTCTATACAACTGCAAATACTTCTAATACTCAACAAGAAAATATGAGACTGACAAATAATGGAAGGCTATTAGTTGGTAGTTCTGCCGTTTCCAATACATCGGGTTACCAGATGGTTGTTGGTGGAAGTACTCAACTTGCAGGCAATCTGAATGTTACAGGTATTTCTCAGTTAAGTAGTACTGTTGTTTCCGGAACACTTTCTCATACCGGAAATTTATCAACAACAAATTTAACAGCAAGTGGGACAATTCAAGGAAATGGAATTACTTCAACAGGTGGCCTTGTAAGTACAGGCGTACTTACAAATAATGGAAATGCTGTTGTAAATGGAGCTCTACAGGTTACGGGCGCCGCTACTTTTGACAGTGATATTACTGTCACTGGTAATGTGGATTTTGGAAATATTTCTGTTAATACGATTGCAGGTGATGCAACGACAAGTTCAGCATTCTTTGGTCAAGTTACTTCAGCACAAAAGATTATTTCTCAAGGTGGAATTGATAATGTTGTTTTTAAAGGTGGAACGCTTAATAATTTTGAAGTTCTTGTAGATAATGGAACTGGTATAAAGCTTGGAAATATGAACTCAGCAGGAGCAGTTGGCTCAAGCCTTCCTGTTACAATCACTACAGCAAATACTGATCGTATTACTGTTACGGCAGCAGGGCGTGTTGGAGTTGGAACAACGACACCTTCAGAGCAATTTCATGTCGTGGGCAATCTAAGAGTTCAAGGTGCAACAGACTGTACGCTTGGAGGTGGTGCCGGTGCCACGAACTGTACATCAGATGAAAGATTAAAAGATAATGTTGTCGAAATTGAAAATGCACTTGATAAGATTAAGGCACTAAAGGGGGTTGAATTTGATTGGAATGAAAAATCACTTTCTCCTGGAATGCACTCAATCGGTGTAATCGCTCAAGATGTTCAAGCGCAATTTCCAACGGCCGTCATTGAGAATGCAGATGGATGGCTATCTGTGGATTATGCAGTCTTAGTGTCGCCACTTATTGAAGCTGTAAAAGAGCTAGATAAGAATATTTCCATGTATAAGCTTATGAGTGAAGGTGTTGAAGTTCAGTTGGCAACAAATACTCGTGAGATAGCTACACTAAAAGAAGAAAATAATAAGCTTAAAGAAGAAAATGAAGAAATGAGGCAAGCACTTTGCTCGCTTAATCAAAGTTTCAAATTTTGCAAATAG